The genomic window tACAACACTTGACCATGATCTATAAAATGGGCCCCTAATATATTATCCACAAAACAGATTGATATTACAAGAGACATAGACTGTATTTTGCAATTTTGAATTACTTTAATCAATGTATGTTATGTGTTAACACACAAGAGTATATTGTCCTAGGTTGATGTATATAGCCTGTTCAGAAATTATGCcatttcaaaaggttccttgaaaAAACCTTCTCTTTTCAGGCGGCTAAACTAAATACTTGGCTCGCCCAAACTGTGCTTGGGGCCTCTTcctatcttgaattcagaaagcAATTATTCCACAGACTGAATTCTTAATACATTTTATCTCTACTATCTTTTCCTACCTTTTCCTCATTACTACTTCCATTAAGATTGTTATAACCGTCCACTATGGCCTTTCCCTTTTCTTATATTATATGCTTATAATCTGTTAACTTCAACGATCACAATGTCTGTATTTCGATTTTTAACTGCTGTGAATGGCCTAGAACTCTCTGGATATGGCGGTATAcaatataaaattattattattattccactcAGCAGGTCCTGCACGTAAGAAAGTACTGGATCTTGGTTTGTAAATGTAATTTCTTATGTGTTGGAATAACCAAATTACAATGTGTAGCAGAGCGCAATGGTCGAGAGGGCACATAGGGCGTCACACAATCCTGTAGGTATTTTGGTGATAAATGAGGTACACTTAGAGATGCAGCCTCCTGTATCATTGCCATTACACCAGactaagagagaaagagaatagaGACTCACCGCAGGAATTTCTTGGGTCCCAGACACCTGAAATCACAGCTCATAGAATATAAGCCATAGAAGGTAGCCTTGACATTAAGACTTCCGAAAAGGTCCCGAGGGTTCAATTTGTAGATATCAAATGTGATACGTGCAATGTCCTTGCTGTTTCGGGGTTTCTCCTTATTCAGAGAATAGGACAGCACTCCATTCTAGGACAGATAGAAAAAGTTTACTTAGGGAATGGGACAGCAGAACATTCTGGTGCAGATACAAGAAAATTATTCAGACAcacatccagtggcatagtaagggggaggggcagaacgcaatggccccccccccccccgtacctctttaaatgttcgctgCAGCGAGCagtatcttccacttgctgctcgtgccaactttggctcccttctgacatcacatcctggtcgcgggaccaggacatgacatcaaAAGGAAAAGGAgtccggcacgagcagcaggagTAAGATGCTGTTTATGCCGGCgaatatttcaagaggtacgtggaGGGTAGGAGGGTGCTCAAGCGTCAGGGAAGTGTGGGAGGCACATGGTGTGGTGATGTCGGGCGCCACTGTACACACCTTCAACCCAAACTAATTACCGTAAACTTTCTTAAGCATTCAGACCTTGACTGAGCTCCATTTTTGCCTTTTCTCCAGAATCATTAATGCCGTATTGTCATCAATCATTTCAAAGAAATCTTCATTGTCCACAAGAGTTCCGTCTTCTTCTAGCACCAGCGAAACAATTCCCGTGAGAAGCAAAGCATCCATAGCCTAAACAGCGAAGCACAAAGACCACTATATTTCAAATATCATAAACTACTAGTCAAAATCAACACTATTACAGATTAGTATTCTGAACTGATTTGTAGTATTTACCATGCCATTAAAATGAGTTGATATAACCAACGtaaaagtttatttatatactgcaaagccttgcagttcaatgcagttaacaataGAAAAGAAAAACTACAATGGAGTGACATATAAACTTAAGCtgactaaaaaaaattttaaacagaaACGTCTTAAGCAATTTCCTAAAATGTTGGTATGAAATAGTTATCAAAATACTAAATTCCTTATCCCATGTTGCAGCCTGAAAAGACAATAATCTATGAAAATATCTTTTAGGTTGACTTTTATGGATGGAAAAGagaacaaagtaaaattttgtagtaaacgtctagagcaggggtagggaactccagtcctcgagagccgtattccagttggttgttcaggatttccccaatgaatatgcatgagatctatttgcatgcactgctttcaatacatattcattggggaaatcctgaaaacccaactgcaatacgactctcgaggaccggagtttcctacccctgctctagagcactggttcccaaccctgtcctggaggaccaccaggacagtcaggttttcaggctagccctaatgaatatgcaaggagcagatttgcatgcctggcacctccattatatgcagatctctctcatgcatattcattagggctatcctgaaaacccgactggcctgatagtcctccaagacaggattgggaacccctggtctagagtctACAGACATTAAATTAAATGGTCAACAAGATAATCTGGAGCTAGACCATGTAataccttaaaacaaatacatccaaatttgaaTATAGCTCTTGCTTCAAATGGAAGCCAATGACATTTTCTGTAATATGGTGACACATGGTTTGTcttcttcaaattaaaaattaaacaaacagctgtattttgaaagaTAAGTAATCTATTAAAGTTTTTTTGATAACCTGCTaagtaaataatattacaataatctaaaatacTCGAAATCAAAGACTACTAAAAGCCTAAAGGAATTAGTATCAAATTAAGATCTAGCTGTTCGTAGTTTCCACAACATAAAGAAGCTTTTGTGAACTACAGTATAGCATCTATCCGAGTACCCTTTGATAAATTCTGATCCAAGTAAACCCCCAGAATTTTAATAGAAACAGAGATGACAAAGCAGGAAGACTAGTATTGTGCCAAAATATGGTTTGAGACCCTGCAATCTCATAGTAGATTTCACTTCTGACATATGcactctaattctatatatggtacgcCATACAACGCAACCCATTCAAACCCAGTCAATGCATCAACTTCAACCACTGAAAGAAATGCCTAATCTCCAAGTGGAATTCaacactcaacatgtaattaaaatctTTAAATCGTTGccatagaatgtggtgaaatcagttagcttagcagggtttaaaaaaggttaggataatttcctataagagaagtccatagggtattactgagatggcttgaggaaatccactgcttagattgaaacattttttattggtgataataaaaagaaagacaatATAAATGTGGCCATCCATACAGTGGAAACCACCacataaaccaggggtgtcaaagtccctccttgagggccgcaatccagtcgggttttcaggatttccccagtgaatatgcatgagatctgtttgcatgcactgtttgcattgtatgctaatagatctcatgcatattcattgaggaaatcctgaaaacccgactggattgcggccctcaaggagggacttcaaCACCCCTGACATAAACAGAAATTGAACAGACCAAAGAATAAAGTATCATCATCATTTTTTTCAAACAAAATGACTAATATGTTACAACTATCCCTGATCCCAACTATCAAAAAGAATCTGGACACAGCCGGCTCGGGGCCCTGGATTCTTATGAGCCCTGAGAAGCAAGATCACAaaatcccccccccattccctaaCTTTCATCAATGAAAAAACATATTGATTCATGACATGGAGCAACAATCACAATAAATGCAAGTACCGCCATTCAGGCAGCCATAGAAAAAAACAAGAGCCAAGCCATCAACGTTTGAACATAATTACAAGCACAAGCATCCTCCCCACTCCCCTGGGGTTTGTTGTAGGTAAACATAAAAGTATAATTCAAACGTGCATTCCCCAAACCCCTACCACCCTCCCCATTCTTTGTAAATTTCCTCCTACTCCCTGTATTTTCAGTTCAATTGGAATCGGGAGTAGCACCTGAATATAATGGAGATAGTAGACATGcgaatctctctcatgcttaGAGGTTTTCTGAAAACCCCAACTGACCAGGAgtttcccaggacaggtttgctTTTGACTACAGCTATACATAAATTGTGATGGGAACCTACAATATTACCCCCCTGTTCACGGTGAGCTCACCTTAGCGATCAGCTCTCGCAGAGTTCCAGCAGTGACCCCTTTCCTGATGGTTCGGTCATGATTGCAAATCCTGAAgggccttgggggtgggggtgatgaAGACCAGACTCTCTTTGTTATCTCAGAGCTAACTGAGGAGACAGACCTAGAACAAACCAGCAAGCTGTGAAGTGATAAGCCAACAAGACTGGGAGTGATGCACCAATGAGAATGCAAGAGAGATGTAAAGTTCAGGGTGTATTAGTCCCTGATTTAAAACAACATCTTCCACttcttttctcaaagagatgttTCATACAACCAGTGCTAGTGAaggcagcataagaacataagaagttgcctccgctgaggcagaccagaggtccttcttgccgcagcggcccatcaggcctattgcctgagcagtggttcctgactatttctataaccttactctactcctatccctataacctacctctactcctatctgtacccctcaatccctttgtcctctaggaacctatccaaaccttctttgaagcagcCGAAGTGCAACAAAACAGATTGTCTGCCCTTACTCAAATAAGACTTCACTTTCATGGTTAGTTCTATCAATAAGGATTCTGTACTGTGCACAAATCTAAGGgccggattcactaacctgtccgacttgggcaggtccgacgaattcacgaAAGTAAAATATGCAGACATGAATTTGGGTCACACACCTGCAAAAGCTGCCATTTTAGGAAAGTCCAGGGAAAACAGAGAGCAGCGGTGAGGAGAATCAACAATAGGCTAGGTACATAATGCTTCTCAATTGTTCACAAATTCAGTTCCTGCCCTTGCTTCTGGAACCAATAACTATGTCTACAGATAGACAAATGGACCACCCCTGACAACAAGCTCTGGTACTGGAGCAAAGATTTGAATAAGTTTCTGGATGACCATTAACAACTTTCGGAAGCACTTGCCTACTGCCACCACAGCATGAGTTCAGATCCCTCGCTGGGATTTCTGTCAGGTAGCCAGCTCAGTCGTCCATCCATCTAATAGTCTGCAAAGAAACCATCACACAAGTAGCAGCCCCCCATAAGTCATTCTCGACGTGGTACCTGTGCACAGGAGACAACTCCCTACCCTGCCTCTGCCATCAAGAGCTGGTAATGAACAACATGGACTTGATCTCCCTATTAAGAGCGTACTAGATGTGTTTTCCCAAGCAGCCTGGACTGGCATCTGTCAGAAAAAGAATGAAGGGCATGATATAGAAAACTTGGGCAGACCTGACATCACTTACAGTCTTTTGGCAGCGTGGGAGAGAACCTAGAATTATGCCAGCAATGACATGGCAGAGATACTCCAGGAAGGATGCAGGAAGGATTCGCCAGTAAAAGTACTTTGAAGAATGCCCCAGTAAGGATGGGGGGAGTGAAATTAGGAAATGTAGCAATTTTTTTGATCCCCCTCTATCTCATGGCTTCTTTTTTATCTCTTGCTTTCCATTCAGCCAGTCATCTTCTCTATCTTGCCTTCAACCCATCCTGATTTCCCCTCATTTTTAGCCATCACCTCTTTCCGTTCCCTTTTTATTATCTTCTGTTTGCATTTCCTGATTTTTCTCCCACTTTCATGCACCTGCTCTCTCATATCCCAGTCATGCATTCCTTCAGTTTCTTTCTATATTCGTCTCGCCCTCTTATCTACTTTGCTGTCTCCTCTCATCTGTCCCTCTTCTTTTCTCCGTCTTTCTTCTCTTTACATTCCTCACATCTTGTTCCCACAATGTTCCAAATAAATGACAATAAAACCAACCTGATAAGGGTTGCTGGAGAAAAGTGCGAGGCATACTCCTTGGCTTTTGAGTATTCCATGGGATTCGTAAGAGAGCCAAAGAGGGCAGATTTCCGGATTGCGGAGAAGACAgcaaaagagattatgtacttttcCCTGCTAAGATTCCTGACAACTGGATCTTTGTACTGTTTCGTCTAATGCTGTGACTCAGAGTCCAGGAGGTATTTGATAAAATATCTGAGTCTGGTGGGTTCTTTTTTACTCTTAGACAGTAGGCCTGAAGCTGAACTTTGTACATTACAACTCGCAAACAGAGGAGCAAACTCCAAGGACACAGAGCCATGCAATGTTTAATCCACAGCAAACAGAGGAAATGAGAATTTGCATTCTCTTCAGCACTAGTGATTGTTCAGGATATCTTTCTTGGAGATGTGGTGATTTTGCTGAAAATATTATACATGAGGGGATTCTCAGAAGCTGATAATGTTGGAGACTCAGCCAAACACAAACTATGTGGAAAAATATTCCATCCTGGAAACAGAACCATTTTCAGGCTCTCTGCTGGCTGAATATGGCATTCAGTGGCTCTCGGCTAGACCACAACCTTAGGGTCTCTGAATACTGTTTTAaattttctacaaataataataaaaataaaatgtatttgtaTTCTCTGTTATCTACAAATTCTAAATGGATAGCATACTACatacaagaagagaatgacgtgaataaggttcaattaatgatctgaaacaatgtcaaaaccagaattttgtttctgcagattggcacatagcaaaataagataacattcttttcagctatagtaggaagttggttgggctgagaacttttcagcaccccctcgtacacagtatataaatacaaacaAGTATAAAAAAGTTACCGATTTATGGCAAgtattttgggaacaacattacaaATTGGTTCTCCGATTGTATATATCTCCCCGGCGAGCTCATTTGGCGGGGCTTCGTCCAACTGCAGCTTGCCAGCGTTGTAACACCCCTGAAGCTGGTCTAGGccacatgttctggacttgtcctTCAGTGCAAGCCTTTTGGGACTCTATTTTTCTCTTTGTGGACTGCATCTAGAACATTACTGTACAGCACTCCGCTTTAGTGCTGTTTGGTGCCTCCCCACACTTCCATCCGCGTCGACCTGGGGCTGCAGCATTCCTCCGTTGGACTGTTTTAACAGCAATAAAGTGTATCTTGCTTAAGTGGATGGAGGTGGAGGCTCCTGACTGTTCACTTTGGCGATGTCGCCTGATAACGCTCCTCTCATGGGAGCGCAGAGGTGTGCAAGATATTTCTTCTTTACCTGGATGGACCTTCCAACGcacttgggaacccttttggactaGCACATAGCCACCTCTTGAATTGTTAGCCTAGTTAACTATGTAACTCTGCTTTGTTTAGTGTCTTTTTGTCTATGATTACTTTGTTTTCTTTGTATGGAGTGCCTCTTGCGGTATAAGTGTGAgggggatcggggggggggggttgggggggggggatttgggggtggggtgggttgcTTATGGGTGAATTCCTGAGCTGATCTTGCATTTTGTACCTCTGTTTTTGGCTATTTTgctgtgctcaataaaatatatttaacaataaatacaaacaaaaaaataaataaaaggcaaATATATTCATTATGCATCATCAAATTACATGCTGGTATGAAGTTCAAGTCATACTGGTttgtctaatgcaggggtgtccaatgtcggtcctcgagggccgcaatccagtcgggttttcaggatttccccaatgaatatgcatgagatctatgtgcatgcactgctttcaatgcatattcattggggaaatcctgaaaacccgactggattgcggccctcaaggagggactttgagatccctgggttagagtattctgctgcctatgctttaggtcaggggtagggaactccggtcctcgagagctgtaatccagtcgggttttcaggatttccccaatgaatatgcatgagatctatgtgcatgcactgctatcaatgcatattcattggggaaatgctgaaaacccgactggattgcagccctcaaggagggactttgagatccctgggctagagcattctgctgcctatgctttaggtcaggggtagggaactccggtcctcgagagccgtaatccagtcaggttttcaggatttccccaatgaatatgcatgagatctatgtgcatgcactgctttcaatgcatattcattggggaaatcctgaaaacccgactggattgcggccctcaaggagggactttgagatccctgggctagagcattctgctgcctatgctttAGGTCagggccaggggtagggaactccgatcctcgagtcacaatccagtggggttttcaggatttccccaatgaatatgcatgagatctatgtgcatgaactgctttcaattcattggggaaatcctgaaaatccgactggattgctgccctcaaggagggactttgagatccctgcttcaGAGTCCAAGTAAAATACTGGCAGCTGTTTCACAAAGTAGTCTCAGATCCGGACAGACACCCCGGGCTGCTCAAGATCTGCAGAAACCCTCCGGGCCGGGCACGAATCAAGTTGGGTCACGTGACAGGAGACAGACGGGTCACGAGACGAGCGCGCTGCACGTGACAGACCCCCCTCTGTAGCAGAGGTTCCGGCCGGTGGGGGGGATGGATCGGTTCTGCGCCGGCCTTTGGAGACAGGCTGGGAGCGGCGGCTGGGCACGTTTCCACCGTTACAGGCCAACAACGCGTCTAGCCGGTCCCCCGAGGCGGAGGCGCAGCGGGAACGGGTGAGTCTGGAAGGCCGGCCCGTGGCTATGACGCAGGAAGCCGTCGCGCCGTCATGACGTCTGGGTGGTTGGTATTGTCTAGGGGCGGGGGTGGAAGGTGAGTTAGGACGCAGAAGAGCTTGTGGCCACCGTCTGGATTAGACCCCTCAGACGGGTCCGTGGACCTGGCCAACGGACGTACAGTGAGCACGTGGGCCAGGTGTTGTACACGCGCCCATTTAGTCTCCCCGACAAGAAGACGTTTTGAACTCTAGTTAATTCCAAGGTGGtattaaaaatgtgatttttttcttAGAGCAATTCTAATATACACCTCGTTCCGTTTcaaacatttaggggtccttttatcaagctgcattgagcaggcattggttttttagccggccgcggggattAGCGCCTGATGAAACCCCCGCGagtgcggtttgataaaaggaccccttagttcatttcttagcattatgcATCCAAAACCTCAGATGTATCTCTTCACCACCCAATAAGTATTTTTGTTAGCAGGAAGTTTCTGGTGTTGAATCCTCACAGGTTTGGGCATTTAAAtaaacttttatatatatatataatttttactttttaacTTTAAACTTATCTGAATGATTGTAGATTGCAGATTTGCAATCTATAATCATTCAGATAAGTTTAAAgttaaaaagtaaaaattatatatacagtatatatataaaagtttATTTAAATGCCCAAACCTGTGAGGATTCAACACCAGAAACACCCCGCTAACAAAAATACCCCTCAATACAAAGATCccccatgcaaaaaaaaaaaaaacaacatacaatGGGTGACAGGGAGAGTAATATAAATACAGAGCATATGAAAACAAAGCAAATGTGGAACTGGAATCAAAAATACACAGAATCCCAGAATACtccctatcctcccccccccctagaaatacagaaagaaaaccAGAATGACAAGGACTGCAGTAGCTGAAATAACAAATCCCACAGTCTAAACCAGGTGTGTCAAAcaataaggggctgaaatctaaaacataggctaagtcgcaggccaaattttttattaagatacttaggggttcttttattaaggtatgctaaccgatttacgcgtgctaaatgcgcaccttaataaaaggacttagtagaagtatagggttacaatctcTCCAATCCCGCGCCagctcttttaggtcctagttcacccttgttgtctaacaccagctctggaaggatacacatttcaaatccgacatattgtaatcacaaaacagaaaatttattttatcccaggacaagcaggcatgatattctcacatgtgggtgacgtcatctttttaagcaaacttgattgaagtttcaagtttgcacactgcaccacgcatgtgctagccttcttgcccactagagggcgcatccccacctcgtggtcctcagttcaatttcatccgcggagccagaagccctgtggaaaattgtgctcgtgtttgccttctgtcgccgcggctgtgtactgattcaaatcatattggttccaggctctggttgtcttctgattactcacttgctagggtctcctgcccatttgttgttttcttccatctttgtcctctccttccatttccctccaatCCGTAGTCACATTTTTCCCCATATGAAACAACTGGCAAGGGCAGATATATATTTGGTGGATCACATTATACTGCAATTGCTTATACTTAGTAGCCCAGGAATATTTGTGGATATACAAATAAATCTCTTCCCACTCTGCTTCCCCAAGAGTCCAGCCCCAAACCA from Geotrypetes seraphini chromosome 15, aGeoSer1.1, whole genome shotgun sequence includes these protein-coding regions:
- the CIDEB gene encoding cell death activator CIDE-B, which translates into the protein MEYSKAKEYASHFSPATLIRSVSSVSSEITKRVWSSSPPPPRPFRICNHDRTIRKGVTAGTLRELIAKAMDALLLTGIVSLVLEEDGTLVDNEDFFEMIDDNTALMILEKRQKWSSVKNGVLSYSLNKEKPRNSKDIARITFDIYKLNPRDLFGSLNVKATFYGLYSMSCDFRCLGPKKFLREILRLLSTMMQGVGHILLTTSNYLRRLIEGADHWQHARISEYN